The following are encoded together in the Onychostoma macrolepis isolate SWU-2019 chromosome 03, ASM1243209v1, whole genome shotgun sequence genome:
- the LOC131537112 gene encoding zinc finger protein 239-like — MKHTEDAEEQTELIEEIKENEELSEVEEKNHAKTGEKPLSCSQTKQKDLNQIRAKKSFTCTQCGRIFSFKHHLVLHMRVHTGEKPFTCDQCGKSFTQSSSLKIHMNIHTREKPHKCSHCGKRFSRSGDLKTHERIHTGEKPYTCDQCGKSFTIKKHLTEHIRVHTGEKPFSCDQCGKSFTQSSHLMYHMNIHTREKLYACDQCSKTFLRASILKNHLKVHSKEKPYSCHLCGKSFSCLQYLKEHQKIHTAVREYMCFECEKTFTSANCLERHQMINTREKLYKCSHYDKI, encoded by the exons atgaaacacactgaagatgCTGAAGAgcaaacag agtTGATTGAAGAAATCAAAGAGAATGAAGAATTGAGTGAAGTTGAGGAGAAAAATCATGCtaaaactggagaaaaaccgTTGAGTTGCTCTCAAACCAAACAGAAAGATTTAAATCAAATAAGAGCCAAGAaatctttcacctgcactcagtgtgggaGGATTTTCTCATTCAAACATCATCTTGTgcttcacatgagagttcatactggagagaaacctttcacttgtgatcagtgcgggaagagctTCACTCAATCATCAAGCCTTAAGatacacatgaacatccacactagagagaaaccacacaaatgttcacactgtggcaagagattcagtcggtcaggagacctgaaaacacatgagaggatccacactggagagaaaccgtacacatgtgatcagtgcgggaagagtttcacaataaaaaaacaccTTACAGAGCATAtaagagttcatactggagagaaaccattctcttgtgatcagtgtgggaagagtttcacacaatcaTCACACCTTATGtatcacatgaacatccacactagagagaaGCTTTATGCATGTGATCAATgcagcaaaacatttttgagagcTTCAATCCTGAAGAATCACCTGAAAGTGCATTCAAAGGAGAAGccatattcatgtcatttgtgtggaaagagctttTCATGTctacaatatttaaaagaacatcagaaaatacataCTGCTGTGAGAGAGTATATGTGCTTCGAGTGTGAAAAGACTTTtacttcagcaaactgtttagAACGGCACCAGATGATAAACACTAGAGAGAAACTGTATAAATGTTCACACTATGACAAGATCTGA